The proteins below are encoded in one region of Helianthus annuus cultivar XRQ/B chromosome 2, HanXRQr2.0-SUNRISE, whole genome shotgun sequence:
- the LOC110907932 gene encoding F-box/kelch-repeat protein At3g06240: MADHAHDDVVEQILIRLDVKDLIRSKSVCKSWHSLITSPGFINRHLNRSYNKDRIDNEIGHRRVTYVDRDHDDHRLVGSSNGLVCITSFYGLEVSVANPLTGEVTELAPLQTLDVDLTSCWGFGYDSSTDDYKVIVKGWDQTCVQVMIASLKSNVWRVIEEVKYKFISKTGILSNGALHWIAKDQNNKKLIISFDLSKEEFKEIPQPDDVKYECSSSSYLGIVNECLCIFRRSNCCFLDDLWMMKSYNVKESWERLPHNHNMKVDIVHPLKGDVSSLSSTFEHQWGIELGLFYDAPIFVQSLVSPHVNGRPKPTR; the protein is encoded by the coding sequence ATGGCAGATCATGCTCATGACGATGTAGTTGAGCAGATACTGATACGATTGGACGTGAAGGATCTGATTCGTTCCAAGAGTGTGTGTAAGTCATGGCATTCTTTAATCACAAGTCCTGGTTTCATTAATCGTCATCTTAACCGTAGTTACAATAAAGATCGCATCGACAATGAGATTGGACATAGAAGAGTTACTTACGTAGATCGTGACCATGATGATCATCGGCTTGTTGGTTCTTCCAATGGCCTGGTTTGCATCACCTCTTTTTATGGTTTGGAAGTTTCAGTAGCCAATCCCTTGACTGGAGAGGTAACAGAGCTGGCACCACTACAAACCCTGGATGTGGATTTAACAAGCTGTTGGGGTTTCGGTTATGATTCATCCACTGATGATTACAAGGTCATCGTAAAAGGCTGGGATCAAACATGCGTTCAGGTGATGATCGcgagtttgaaatcaaatgttTGGAGAGTTATTGAAGAAGTGAAGTACAAATTTATTAGTAAGACTGGTATTCTAAGCAATGGTGCACTTCACTGGATTGCAAAAGATCAAAATAATAAGAAACTGATTATTTCTTTTGATTTATCCAAAGAAGAATTTAAAGAAATCCCCCAACCTGATGATGTAAAATACGAATGTAGTTCTAGTAGCTACCTGGGAATTGTCAATGAATGTCTTTGCATATTTCGTCGATCAAACTGTTGTTTTCTTGACGATTTATGGATGATGAAAAGCTACAATGTAAAAGAGTCGTGGGAACGCCTGCCGCATAATCATAATATGAAGGTTGATATTGTTCACCCGTTGAAGGGAGATGTATCATCGTTATCAAGTACTTTCGAACATCAATGGGGTATTGAATTGGGTTTGTTTTATGATGCACCGATATTTGTGCAGAGCCTTGTATCTCCACATGTAAATGGGAGGCCGAAGCCGACAAGGTGA